The Streptomyces uncialis genomic interval GCGGGTCGTTCGTGGGTGCGCAGTTCCTCGCGCCCCTTAGGTCGCGCCCCTTGCGGTCCCTGTTCGGCTGCGGATGGTTCTTGGTTGCTCGCGCAGTTCCCCGCGCCCCTGAGGGGCGCCCGCCTGAGGCCGCCCTTCGGGTGCGGGACCCCCCTCCTCGCGCAGTCGCGCTGCTGCGGGAGGGGGTGGGCGGGAATCTCTGCCCGCAGACTCCGACGCCACCAGTGCGGCCACTGGACGTCGTACCGAGCGCGTTGGAGCGAGGACGGAGAATCCCGACCGGCACCGACCCGAAGAACCCACCGGGAGCGCCCCAAAGGGGCGCGGGGAACTGCGCAAAAACGAGAACCGGCCCGCACCCGAAGAGCGACGAACAGGGGCAGCATCCAGGGGCGCGGGGAACTGCGCGAAGACGAGGGCCAACCCGCAGCCGCGAAGCGACAGCAAGTGGCAGCCACCTGGGGCGCAAGCGGCGCGGAGCCGCTCAGCCGAGGGGCCCCGGAGAGGCGGGGGAAGGCGACACGACCATCGCCGACCCGCCGCCCCTGCGGCTCCGCTCCGCCGCGGCGACCCACCGCCCGTCCGCCAACCGCTGGACCCCCGTCGCCGCCCCGATCTCCGGATTCTGCCGGAACCCGTGCCCGATGGCCTCAAGCTCGGCCCGCAGCGCGCTGTCCCACAGCGCGGGTTCGAGCTCCGTGGTCGCCTGGTTGCGCTGACTGGCCCGCGGCGCCGCGATCGCGTCGACCAGCGGCAGCCCCCGGTCGACCACCCCGGTCAGCGTCTGGAGCACGGTGGTGACGATCGTCGCACCGCCGGGCGAACCGAGCGCGAGGACGGGCCGCGCGTTCCGGTCGAGGACGATGGTCGGGGCGATCGAGGAGCGCGGACGCTTGCCCGGCCCCGGCAGGTTGGGGTCGTGGACCGCCGGATCGGCGGGCGCGAAGGAGAAGTCGGTCAGCTCGTTGTTGAGCAGGAAGCCCCGGTCCGGGACGGTGATCCCGCTGCCGCCGGTCTGCTCGATGGTGAGGGTGTACGCGACGACGTTGCCCCACTTGTCGGCGGTCGTCAGATGCGTCGTGCTGTCACCCTCGTACGTCGTGGGCGCGGCCTTGCCGCCCGCCGCGCACGGTACCGGCCGGCGGGGGTCGCCGGGGGCGAGGGGGCTGCGCAGGACCGCGTCGTCCTTGATCAGGCAGGCGCGGGAGTCGGCGTACCGCTGGGAGAGGAGTTCCTTCTGCGGTACGTCCTCGAAGGCCGGGTCGCCGACCCAGCGGCCCCGGTCGGCGAAGGCGATCCGGCTGGCCTCGATGAGGCGGTGGAAGTAGGCGGTCCGGCTCGCCTTCGACAGATCCTCGCTCTCCAGGATGTTCAGGGCCTCACCGACCGTCGTCCCGCCGGAGGAGGAGGGCGCGATGGAGTGGATGCCGAGGCCCCGGTACGAGGTCACGGTGGGCTTCTGGAACAGGGCCCGGTAGGAGCGCAGGTCCCGTTCGGTGAGGTCGCCGGGCCGGGCGGTCCGCCCGGACGCGGGGTCGACCGGCGGCCGGGCGACCGTACGGACGATGTCCTCGGCGAGCTTCCCCCGGTACAGGGTGCCGATGCCCTTGCGGGACAGCTCGGCGTAGGTGCGGGCGAGGTCGGGGTTCTTGAAGGTCGAGCCGACCACCGGGAGCCCGCCGCCGGGCAGGAAGAGTTCCGCCGAGGCGGGGAAGTCCTTGAACCGCGCCTGATTGGCCTCGGTCTGGGCGCGGAACGTGGCGTCGACGGTGAATCCGTCGCGGGCCAGCCGCTCGGCGGGCTTCAGCAGGGTGGAGAGCCGTTCGCTGCCCCAGGCGTCGAGCGCGGAGCGCCAGGTGGCGGGTGTCCCGGGGGTGCCGACGGCGAGTCCGCTGGTGACCGCCTGGTCGAAGGGTATGGGCCGGCCGTTCTCCAGGAAGAGCCCGGTGTCCGCCGAGCGGGGCGCGGTCTCCCTGCCGTCCAGGGTGCGCACCGTGCGGGACTTCGCGTCGTAGTGGACGAAGTAGCCGCCGCCGCCGATGCCCGCCGAGTAGGGCTCGGTGACCCCGAGGGCGGCGGCCGTCGCGACGGCCGCGTCGACGGCGTTGCCGCCCTTGCGCAGGATCTCGATCCCGGCGGCGGTCGCGTCCGGGTCGACGCTGGAGACGGCGCCGCCGTGGCCGACGGCGACGGGCACCTTGTCGGGGGTGCGCGGCGGGGCGGCGGCCGTCGGTGGCGCGGTCACCCCGAGGGAGGCGACAGCGGTGGTGACAGCCAGCACGGACAGGTTCCGTGCACGGGAACGACGCATGCGTACCTCCGGTCAACGGGCGTCCGCGCACTGTAACTTCAGCCCTGGCCGGTCGCCAGGACGCCTCGCCCAGGCAGGGCCGGACGGCCGACGGCCGGGTGGCGGGCCGTCCCGCCACCCGGTCCCCCCTCGAACCTCCGTACGGAGGGGCGCTAACATGCGCGCCCATGACCGACGACGTGCTCCTCATCGCCGCCTGGCCGGCCGCCGCGGCTGTCGGTGCCCTGCTCGGGTGGGCCGCGCGGACGCAGCTCTGGCGGCGCAAGCTGCGCCGCAAGCAGGCGTTCCTCGGGCTGCCGGACCACGCCGAGTCGCTGCTCGTCGTCAGCCGGGGGCCGGGCGGGCCCGAGCTCTCGGTGCCGCAACCCGACATGTTCGCCCTGATCGAGCTGTCGGCCCTGGTCAAGGACTGCGGGGCGCACGCGCAGATCGTCCCGCACGACGCGGTGCAGCAGGGATTCGGGGAGCGGACGGAGTTCTGCCTCGGCAACCCGACGGTGAACCGGCGGATGGCGGCCCATATGGCCGGGCTGCTGCCCGGGGTGCGGGTCAACGCCGATCCGGAGCCCGGGCCGGACCGGGGCGCCTTCCAGATCGGCTCCGAGCGGTACCGGCTGGAGCCCGGGCGGACCGAGTACGTGCTGCTGGCCCGGCTCACCGCCGGTCAGGGGGACACGGCGCGGCCGGTGTTCCTGTTCTGCGGCCAGCGCGCGATCACCAACCAGGCGGCGACCCGGTATCTGGCCCGTCATCACGAGCGGCTGGCCCGTAAGCACCGGGGCGGTTCGTTCGTACTGCTGCTGAAGGTCGTGAACTCGCAGGCGTACGGGCCCGATGTGGTCGAGCTGGTGGCGGACGTGACGGGCGCGGCCCAGGAACCGGTCCCGGCCGTCGTGCCCCGTACGTCGCACCGGGCTCCCTGAGGCTGCCCACCGCGGCGGGAATCCGCTGATGAGGCGCTGGAATGTCCCGGTTCTGTGACAGCTGGACGACCAACGCGCACGGGCGGAACCTCACGGCCCGGCCCGCACTCTCTCCGGACGATTCCGAATCGCACGGAGGTACGACACTGATGTCCAGCGCACCGCTGCCCACCGCACCGCACCCGGCCACGGGCGCCGCTGCGAAGCGTTCCCCCGGCCGACGCGGGCGGCTGCTCACCGTGGGGGCCGGGGCCGCCGGTCTCGCCGTCCTGCTGAGCGCCTGCTCCGGCGGCGGTTCCGACGACGGCAAGGGCGGATCGGGCACCCAGGCGGCCGCTCCCGCCCGGGCCGAGATATCCGTGAACCTGAAGGGCCGGCAGGCCGCCGCGGGCAAGCCCGTGACGGTGACCCTCGCCAAGGGCGGTCTGAAGGAGGTGTCCGTCACCGCGGCCAAGGGGGCGGCGCTGACCGGGAAGGTCTCGTCAGACGGCCGTACCTGGACCTCGAAGCGGGTGGCGGCGCCCGGTACCGCGTACCAGGTGAAGGCCACCACGAAGGAGGGCGGTTCGGCCACCGCCGCGTTCACCACCGCCGCCGCGGCCAAGGTCAACAAGCTGACCCTCGCGCCCGGCAAGGGGACGACCGTGGGCGTCGGCCAGCCCCTGTCGATCGTCTTCGACAACCCGGTCACCGACAAGGCCGACGTGGAGCGCGCGCTGAAGGTCAGCACGTCGAACGACACCGTCGGCTCCTGGGGCTGGATCAAGGACTACAGCGGCCGGGACCGGATCGACTGGCGGCCCAAGGACTACTGGCGCTCGGGCACCCAGGTGCGGCTCAAGGCCGACCTGAACGGCATCGACTCCGGCGGCGGCTTCTTCGTCCGTGACTACGACACGAACTTCACCATCGGCGCCGCCCAGATCGTCAAGGTCGACCTCGCGACGAAGAAGCTCCGGCTGGAGCGCGACGGCAAGGTGGTCAACACCGTGCCGATGTCCGCGGGGACGCCCGGCGGCGACAAGCGGTCCTGGGGCGGGACGACCGTGCTGATGGCCAAGGAGGGCACCATCCGGATGAACTCCGAGACGGTCGGCCTGGGCGACGCGTACGACAAGATGGTCGACCACTCGATGCGGCTGACCTGGTCCGGGATGTACGCGCACGCCGCGCCGTGGAACGCCGCGTACTTCGGCAACGCCAACCGCAGCTCCGGCTGCATCGGGATGAGCGACTCGAACGCCTCCTGGCTGTACGGCCAGGTGCGGGCCGGTGACCCCTTCGAGGTGACGGGCCCCGGGCACAAGGGCGTCCCCGACGCGGGCAACGGCTACGGCGCGTGGAACCTGTCCTGGGCGAAGTGGCAGGACCTGAGCGCACTGGACTGACCGGTTCGCCGACCCGTCCGAGGAGCCCCCGTACACCGGGGGCTCCTTCGCGTTCGGGGCCGTCCGGAGCCGTCCGGGGTCGACTCCAGGCCCGCTCCCGGGCCGCTCCCGGACCCGTTCCCCGCCCGCCCCCGGGCCCGGCGGGCCCCGGCGCCCCGATTGCAGGGCGCATCACGCGGTGTTTGTGTGGACTTGTCCCTCACGAACTTCCGCGGAGCGTGCCATGTCGCTGTCCTCCTTCGGGTCTCCCGGCGGCCCGGACCCCTTCTCCGACCTGCTCAACCGCTTCTTCGGGATGTCGCCGGGCTCCGCCCCGCCCGCGGTGCAGCGGGTCCCGATCGGGCGGCTGCTGAGCGACTCGGCCCGGGAGCTGCTGGCCACCGCCTCCGCCAGAGCGGAGCAGGACGGCAGTCCGGATCTGGACACCGAACATCTGCTGTGGGCGGCCACCCGGACCGAGCCCACCCGTTCCCTGATCGAGGAGGCGGGCGCCGACCCGGAGGAGCTGGGCCGACAGATCGCGCGGGCGCTGCCGGGCGAGTCCTCGTCACCCTCGGCCGAGCCGGGGCTCACCCCCGCCGCCAAACGGGTGCTGATCGGCGCCCACGCCCGGTCCCGGGCGGCCGGGTCGTCGTACATCGGTCCGGAGCACATCCTGGGCGCCCTGCTGGACGACCGGAACTCCGGTGCCGCGCGGGCGATCGCCCACCATGTGCCGGACGCCGCCTCGCTGCGGCGGGCCGCCGACACCCCGCCCCGGCGCGGTGAGGCACCGGAGCGGCAGAGCGACACCCCGACCCTCGACCAGTACGGCCTCGATCTGACCGAGGAGGCCAGGGCCGGGCGGCTGGACCCGGTGGTGGGCCGCGCCGAGGAGATCGAGCAGACCGTGGAGGTGCTGTCCCGGCGCACCAAGAACAACCCGGTGCTCATCG includes:
- the ggt gene encoding gamma-glutamyltransferase — translated: MRRSRARNLSVLAVTTAVASLGVTAPPTAAAPPRTPDKVPVAVGHGGAVSSVDPDATAAGIEILRKGGNAVDAAVATAAALGVTEPYSAGIGGGGYFVHYDAKSRTVRTLDGRETAPRSADTGLFLENGRPIPFDQAVTSGLAVGTPGTPATWRSALDAWGSERLSTLLKPAERLARDGFTVDATFRAQTEANQARFKDFPASAELFLPGGGLPVVGSTFKNPDLARTYAELSRKGIGTLYRGKLAEDIVRTVARPPVDPASGRTARPGDLTERDLRSYRALFQKPTVTSYRGLGIHSIAPSSSGGTTVGEALNILESEDLSKASRTAYFHRLIEASRIAFADRGRWVGDPAFEDVPQKELLSQRYADSRACLIKDDAVLRSPLAPGDPRRPVPCAAGGKAAPTTYEGDSTTHLTTADKWGNVVAYTLTIEQTGGSGITVPDRGFLLNNELTDFSFAPADPAVHDPNLPGPGKRPRSSIAPTIVLDRNARPVLALGSPGGATIVTTVLQTLTGVVDRGLPLVDAIAAPRASQRNQATTELEPALWDSALRAELEAIGHGFRQNPEIGAATGVQRLADGRWVAAAERSRRGGGSAMVVSPSPASPGPLG
- a CDS encoding L,D-transpeptidase codes for the protein MSSAPLPTAPHPATGAAAKRSPGRRGRLLTVGAGAAGLAVLLSACSGGGSDDGKGGSGTQAAAPARAEISVNLKGRQAAAGKPVTVTLAKGGLKEVSVTAAKGAALTGKVSSDGRTWTSKRVAAPGTAYQVKATTKEGGSATAAFTTAAAAKVNKLTLAPGKGTTVGVGQPLSIVFDNPVTDKADVERALKVSTSNDTVGSWGWIKDYSGRDRIDWRPKDYWRSGTQVRLKADLNGIDSGGGFFVRDYDTNFTIGAAQIVKVDLATKKLRLERDGKVVNTVPMSAGTPGGDKRSWGGTTVLMAKEGTIRMNSETVGLGDAYDKMVDHSMRLTWSGMYAHAAPWNAAYFGNANRSSGCIGMSDSNASWLYGQVRAGDPFEVTGPGHKGVPDAGNGYGAWNLSWAKWQDLSALD